A genomic region of Geothrix edaphica contains the following coding sequences:
- a CDS encoding YwiC-like family protein: MSRILPPWRTLLPAEHGSWFMLGFPLVLGLLLRPSLAGLCLGLAALAFFLSRPSLRRVLTGQRDPLQIRALLLFGVLAGDFGVLALLISGPWFLIPLACVAPLVLLALRADLQRAVRSLAVELAAQGAFAGLAAAILAAGGGSLPEAGRAWLLVTLVGGANLAHVRRLLGHAHKLAEEELQRRRIPVHVLHLLLIGVSALLLAPRGLAGLLWTGWTGLLYLRALVPYRPLPARTLGWREGGLSVLGLLLLWRALL, from the coding sequence ATGTCCCGAATCCTCCCCCCCTGGCGCACCCTCCTGCCCGCCGAACACGGCAGCTGGTTCATGCTCGGGTTCCCGCTGGTGCTGGGTCTGCTGCTCCGCCCCAGCTTGGCGGGCCTCTGCCTGGGCCTGGCCGCACTGGCCTTCTTCCTCAGCCGTCCCTCGCTCCGGCGGGTGCTCACCGGCCAGCGGGATCCTCTCCAGATCCGCGCCCTGCTTCTCTTTGGGGTCCTCGCGGGCGACTTCGGAGTACTCGCCCTCCTGATTTCAGGTCCCTGGTTCCTGATCCCCCTGGCCTGCGTGGCTCCCCTGGTGCTCCTCGCCCTGCGGGCCGACCTCCAGCGGGCCGTGCGCTCCCTGGCCGTGGAGCTGGCCGCCCAGGGCGCCTTCGCGGGCCTGGCCGCCGCCATCCTCGCGGCCGGTGGGGGCTCGCTACCGGAGGCCGGCCGGGCCTGGCTGCTGGTCACCCTGGTGGGCGGCGCCAACCTGGCCCACGTGCGGCGCCTCCTGGGCCATGCCCACAAGCTGGCCGAGGAGGAACTGCAGCGTCGGCGGATCCCCGTCCATGTCCTCCACCTGCTGCTGATCGGCGTCTCCGCCCTGCTGCTCGCCCCGCGGGGCCTCGCGGGGCTCCTCTGGACCGGCTGGACGGGTCTGCTCTACCTGCGGGCCCTGGTCCCCTACCGACCCCTGCCGGCCCGCACCCTGGGCTGGCGGGAGGGGGGCCTCAGCGTGCTAGGGCTCCTGCTCCTCTGGCGGGCCCTGCTCTGA
- a CDS encoding RrF2 family transcriptional regulator: protein MIFSTATGYALRALAALPEDGSFCLAKDLSARLELPGPYLAKILQGLVQAEILESVRGPKGGFRLLRPSHRITVGEVVIALEGPNSMDGCIMGFPTCGGDHPCPLHEAWGAVKAQVATSMTEATIRDLQLMDLRHQKEAKDRPPCERP from the coding sequence ATGATCTTCTCGACCGCCACCGGCTATGCCCTCCGAGCCCTCGCCGCCCTGCCCGAGGATGGGAGCTTCTGCCTGGCCAAGGACCTGTCGGCCCGCCTGGAGCTGCCCGGCCCCTACCTCGCCAAGATCCTCCAGGGCCTGGTGCAGGCCGAGATCCTCGAATCCGTGCGGGGCCCCAAGGGCGGGTTCCGCCTGCTGCGGCCCTCCCACCGGATCACCGTGGGCGAGGTCGTCATCGCCCTAGAGGGCCCGAACTCCATGGACGGCTGCATCATGGGCTTCCCCACCTGCGGCGGCGACCACCCCTGCCCCCTGCACGAGGCCTGGGGCGCCGTGAAGGCCCAGGTGGCCACCTCCATGACCGAGGCCACCATCCGGGACCTGCAGCTCATGGACCTGCGGCACCAGAAGGAAGCTAAGGACCGCCCGCCCTGCGAAAGGCCCTGA